In Rhizobiales bacterium NRL2, a genomic segment contains:
- a CDS encoding transketolase, whose amino-acid sequence MNVDPREMANAIRALSMDAVQKANSGHPGMPMGMADVATVLFSKYLAFDPRRPDWPDRDRFVLSAGHGSMLLYSLLYLTGYADMTIEELKNFRQFGSRTAGHPEYGHAAGIETTTGPLGQGLGNAVGMALAERILNARFGDTVVDHFTYVIAGDGCLMEGISHEAASLAGHLKLGKLVVLFDDNSISIDGSVDLACSDNQMARFAALGWHVLDCDGHDHKAVADAIEAARNEPRPSLIACKTVIGYGAPNKQGTAATHGAPLGDEEIQAAREKLGWTSAPFEVPDDVLDAWRLVGARGASRSAAWDVRLAEIDQDRHETFKRIMSGRLPDGWEAGIEAHIAKLLQDKPNVATRKASQMAIEVLQPALPEMVGGSADLTGSNLTKTGAMTPVTPGDFAGSYIYYGVREHGMAAAMNGMALHGGVIPYGGTFLVFTDYCRPSIRLSALMGQRVIYVMTHDSIGLGEDGPTHQPVEHLAALRAIPNVRVFRPADAVETAECWRLALAHDSGPSVLALSRQGTPQVRAEAKDLSARGGYILKEAAGEAKVTLIATGTEVALALAARKQLQADSIPTSVVSMPCREIFDAQDEDYRNQTLRPGTVRIAVEAASPFGWERYVGENGGFVGMTGFGASAPADQLYEHFGITPAAIAEAAKGRLG is encoded by the coding sequence ATGAATGTTGATCCGCGCGAGATGGCGAACGCCATCCGAGCCTTGTCGATGGACGCTGTCCAGAAGGCGAACTCCGGCCATCCCGGCATGCCCATGGGCATGGCCGACGTAGCGACGGTGCTTTTCAGCAAGTACCTGGCGTTCGATCCGCGCCGGCCCGACTGGCCGGACCGCGACCGCTTCGTGCTGAGCGCCGGTCATGGCTCGATGCTGCTCTATTCGCTGCTCTACCTGACGGGCTATGCGGACATGACCATCGAAGAGCTGAAGAACTTCCGCCAGTTCGGCTCCCGCACCGCCGGCCATCCCGAATACGGCCACGCCGCCGGCATCGAGACCACCACCGGTCCGCTGGGCCAGGGCCTGGGCAACGCCGTCGGCATGGCGCTGGCGGAGCGCATCCTGAACGCGCGCTTCGGCGACACGGTGGTCGATCACTTCACCTACGTGATCGCCGGCGACGGCTGCCTGATGGAAGGCATCAGCCACGAGGCGGCCAGCCTCGCCGGCCATCTGAAGCTGGGCAAGCTGGTCGTCCTCTTCGACGACAACAGCATTTCCATCGACGGCTCGGTCGACCTCGCCTGTTCCGACAACCAGATGGCGCGATTCGCCGCCCTTGGCTGGCACGTGCTCGACTGCGACGGCCACGATCACAAGGCGGTCGCCGACGCGATCGAGGCCGCCCGCAACGAGCCGCGGCCCTCGCTGATCGCCTGCAAGACCGTCATCGGCTACGGCGCGCCCAACAAGCAGGGCACAGCAGCCACCCATGGCGCCCCGCTGGGCGATGAGGAGATCCAGGCGGCGCGCGAGAAGCTCGGCTGGACTTCCGCGCCCTTCGAGGTGCCCGACGACGTGCTCGACGCCTGGCGGCTGGTCGGTGCCCGCGGCGCCTCCCGCTCGGCGGCCTGGGACGTGCGCCTGGCGGAGATCGACCAGGACCGCCACGAGACCTTCAAGCGCATCATGTCGGGCCGCCTGCCCGACGGCTGGGAGGCCGGGATCGAGGCGCATATCGCCAAGCTGCTGCAGGACAAGCCGAACGTGGCGACGCGCAAGGCTTCACAGATGGCCATCGAGGTGCTGCAGCCGGCGCTGCCCGAAATGGTCGGCGGTTCCGCCGATCTGACCGGTTCGAACCTGACCAAGACCGGCGCCATGACGCCGGTGACGCCGGGCGACTTCGCGGGTTCCTACATCTACTACGGCGTGCGCGAACACGGCATGGCTGCGGCGATGAACGGCATGGCGCTCCATGGCGGCGTCATCCCCTACGGCGGCACTTTCCTGGTCTTCACCGATTACTGCCGCCCGTCCATCCGCCTTTCGGCGCTGATGGGTCAGCGGGTGATCTACGTGATGACCCATGATTCGATCGGTCTGGGCGAGGACGGTCCGACCCACCAGCCGGTCGAACATCTCGCCGCGCTGCGGGCGATCCCGAACGTGCGCGTTTTCCGTCCGGCCGACGCGGTGGAGACGGCCGAGTGCTGGAGACTGGCGCTGGCGCACGATTCGGGCCCGTCGGTGCTCGCGCTCTCCCGCCAGGGCACGCCGCAGGTGCGCGCAGAAGCTAAGGATCTCTCCGCCCGCGGCGGCTATATCCTCAAGGAGGCCGCAGGCGAGGCGAAAGTCACGCTGATCGCGACCGGAACCGAAGTCGCGCTGGCGCTGGCGGCGCGCAAGCAGCTCCAGGCCGACAGCATCCCGACCTCGGTCGTTTCCATGCCCTGCCGCGAGATTTTCGATGCGCAGGATGAGGACTACCGCAACCAGACGCTCAGGCCCGGGACGGTGCGCATCGCGGTGGAAGCCGCTTCCCCCTTCGGCTGGGAACGCTATGTCGGGGAGAATGGCGGCTTCGTCGGCATGACCGGCTTCGGCGCATCGGCGCCCGCCGACCAGCTCTACGAACATTTCGGCATCACGCCCGCCGCGATCGCGGAGGCCGCCAAGGGGCGGCTCGGCTAG
- a CDS encoding gamma-glutamyltransferase: MIRLLALIFILLISVSARAETRPPMVAAAHPLAAEAGMAVLRDGGSAVDAAIAVQAVLTLVEPQSSGIGGGAFMLHWHAGEGRLDAYDGRETAPAAATEALFLNDDGTPLGFFEAVVGGRAVGAPGVLRMLELAHADHGRLEWARLFEDAIRLSRDGFDVTPRLHYLLDRDRYLKASPSAAPYFYDADGAAWPVGHILRNPALAETLSLVAEGGADALHEGPVAADIVAAVRGHAENPGLLSEADLAGYAAKRRPPVCIGYRSHRVCGMPPPTSGGVAVAQILGMLSRFDLGSAGPAPVLVHLVAEAEKRAYADRARFLADSDVVDVPVAELLDPDYLARRAAEIDATVASGEAEPGLPRQRGLRDGDDLTQPATTHFVIADAAGNVVSMTSSVENAFGSRIFVRGFLLNNQLTDFSFAPDDAEGLAVANRVEPGKRPRSSMSPTIVLDREGGFRLAIGSPGGSRIIGYVARTLIGVLDLGLTVQQAIDLPNFVNRNGATDLEDVAEVEDMRRALEAMGHVVNVRGLNSGLHGIEHVDGVWRGGADPRREGVVLGTE, translated from the coding sequence ATGATCAGACTGCTCGCTCTCATCTTCATCCTGCTGATTTCCGTCTCGGCGCGGGCGGAGACGCGTCCGCCCATGGTGGCTGCGGCGCACCCGCTGGCGGCCGAAGCCGGCATGGCGGTGCTGCGTGACGGCGGCTCGGCGGTGGATGCGGCGATCGCCGTGCAGGCGGTGCTGACCCTGGTCGAGCCGCAGTCATCGGGCATCGGGGGCGGCGCCTTCATGCTGCACTGGCATGCTGGGGAGGGCCGGCTGGACGCCTATGACGGCCGCGAAACCGCGCCGGCGGCGGCCACGGAGGCCCTTTTCCTGAACGACGACGGCACGCCCCTGGGCTTCTTCGAAGCGGTGGTCGGCGGCCGCGCGGTCGGCGCGCCCGGCGTGCTGCGCATGCTCGAGCTGGCGCACGCGGATCACGGCAGGCTCGAATGGGCGCGGCTGTTCGAAGACGCCATCCGCCTGTCGCGCGACGGTTTCGACGTGACGCCCAGGCTGCATTACCTGCTGGATCGCGACCGCTATCTCAAGGCCTCGCCCAGCGCTGCGCCGTACTTCTACGATGCAGACGGCGCGGCCTGGCCTGTCGGCCACATACTGCGGAACCCGGCGCTGGCCGAGACGCTGTCGCTTGTCGCCGAGGGCGGAGCCGACGCCCTGCACGAGGGCCCGGTCGCGGCGGACATCGTCGCCGCGGTTCGTGGCCATGCGGAGAATCCGGGGCTGTTGAGCGAAGCGGATCTGGCCGGTTACGCGGCGAAGCGGCGGCCGCCCGTCTGCATCGGCTATCGCTCGCACCGGGTCTGCGGCATGCCGCCGCCGACCTCGGGCGGCGTCGCGGTCGCGCAGATCCTCGGCATGCTCAGCCGATTCGACCTTGGCAGCGCCGGTCCCGCGCCTGTGCTGGTCCATCTGGTCGCCGAGGCGGAGAAGCGCGCCTATGCTGACCGGGCGCGGTTCCTGGCCGACAGCGATGTGGTCGATGTTCCCGTGGCCGAACTGCTCGATCCCGACTACCTCGCCCGCCGCGCCGCGGAGATCGATGCGACGGTGGCCTCGGGCGAGGCGGAGCCCGGCCTGCCCCGGCAGCGGGGACTGCGCGACGGCGATGATCTGACGCAGCCTGCGACGACTCACTTCGTCATCGCGGATGCAGCGGGCAACGTGGTTTCCATGACGTCGTCGGTGGAGAACGCCTTCGGCTCGCGCATCTTCGTGCGCGGCTTCCTGCTCAACAACCAGCTCACGGATTTCTCCTTCGCGCCCGACGACGCGGAGGGGCTGGCTGTCGCCAACCGCGTGGAGCCCGGCAAGCGCCCGCGCAGCTCCATGTCGCCGACCATCGTGCTGGATCGGGAAGGAGGCTTCCGCCTGGCCATCGGCTCGCCGGGCGGCAGCCGCATCATCGGCTATGTGGCCCGGACCCTGATCGGCGTGCTCGATCTTGGCCTGACGGTGCAGCAGGCGATCGACCTGCCCAACTTCGTCAACCGCAACGGGGCAACCGACCTGGAAGATGTGGCGGAAGTCGAAGACATGCGGCGCGCGCTGGAGGCCATGGGCCACGTGGTGAACGTGCGTGGCCTCAACAGCGGCCTGCACGGGATCGAGCATGTCGACGGGGTCTGGCGCGGCGGCGCCGATCCCCGCCGCGAGGGTGTCGTGCTGGGCACGGAGTAG
- a CDS encoding malyl-CoA lyase, which produces MSFKIVEQTTPRLNRCELSVPGSSPQMFEKAAKSDADVIFLDLEDAVAPDDKPQARKNIIEGLNDIDWGNKTMSLRINGLDTHYMYRDVVDVLEQTGERLDLIMIPKAGTASDIYAVDMLVTQIEAAKGRKKRIGFEMIIETALGMANVDEIAAASPRNESLHFGVADYAASTKARTTSIGGPNPNYGVLTDADDAGKRDYHWGDMWHYAIARMVVAARANGLRPIDGPFGDFSDPDGYRAQAQRAAILGCEGKWAIHPKQIGIANEVFTPAEKEVEKARRILAAMEQAQKEGRGAVALDGKLIDIASIKQAEAMVKQAELISGG; this is translated from the coding sequence ATGAGCTTCAAGATCGTCGAACAGACCACGCCGCGCCTGAATCGCTGCGAGCTTTCCGTGCCCGGCTCCTCGCCGCAGATGTTCGAAAAGGCCGCAAAGTCCGATGCGGACGTCATCTTTCTCGATCTGGAAGACGCGGTCGCGCCCGACGACAAGCCGCAGGCGCGCAAGAACATCATCGAGGGGCTCAACGACATCGACTGGGGCAACAAGACGATGTCGTTGCGCATCAACGGCCTCGACACCCATTACATGTACCGCGATGTCGTCGACGTGCTGGAGCAGACCGGCGAGCGGCTCGACCTGATCATGATCCCGAAGGCCGGCACCGCCTCCGACATCTACGCCGTCGACATGCTGGTCACCCAGATCGAGGCCGCCAAGGGCCGCAAGAAGCGCATCGGCTTCGAGATGATCATCGAGACCGCGCTTGGCATGGCCAATGTCGACGAGATCGCCGCCGCCAGCCCGCGCAACGAATCGCTGCATTTCGGCGTCGCCGACTACGCCGCCTCCACCAAGGCGCGCACCACCTCCATCGGCGGTCCGAACCCGAACTATGGCGTGCTGACCGACGCCGACGACGCCGGCAAGCGCGACTATCACTGGGGCGACATGTGGCACTACGCCATCGCCCGCATGGTGGTCGCCGCCCGCGCCAACGGTCTCCGGCCGATCGACGGCCCCTTCGGCGACTTCTCCGACCCGGACGGCTACCGCGCCCAGGCGCAGCGCGCCGCGATCCTGGGCTGCGAGGGCAAGTGGGCGATCCATCCCAAGCAGATCGGCATCGCCAACGAGGTCTTCACCCCCGCCGAGAAGGAAGTCGAGAAGGCCCGCCGCATCCTCGCCGCCATGGAGCAGGCGCAGAAGGAAGGCCGCGGCGCCGTGGCCCTCGACGGCAAGCTGATCGACATCGCCTCGATCAAGCAGGCCGAGGCCATGGTCAAGCAGGCGGAGCTGATCTCCGGCGGCTGA
- a CDS encoding recombinase XerD: MMTAERNAAANTIAAYRRDLDGLAGWLAGRGRAIADADTEALRAWLGHLSRQGLAAATQARRTSSARRLYAFLLAEGLRADNPALALDAPKRGRPLPKTLSVDEIGALIAAARARRDHRGVRLICLIEILYAAGLRVSELLTLPHPTLSGDGRFLMVRGKGGKERLAPMSPEALAALADYHAVRARFLTAGRPSDWLFPSRGAAGHLTRQHFALELKKLAGTAGIRPARVSPHVLRHAFASHLLAGGADLRSLQKLLGHADISTTQIYTHVQDERLTDLVRGAHPLARR; this comes from the coding sequence ATGATGACGGCCGAACGCAACGCCGCAGCCAATACCATCGCCGCCTACCGCCGCGATCTGGACGGGCTCGCCGGCTGGCTCGCCGGGCGCGGGCGCGCCATCGCGGACGCGGACACGGAGGCGCTCCGGGCCTGGCTCGGTCATCTCTCGCGTCAGGGTCTGGCGGCGGCGACCCAGGCCCGCCGCACCTCCTCGGCGCGCCGGCTCTACGCCTTCCTGCTGGCCGAGGGGCTGCGAGCCGACAATCCGGCCCTCGCCCTCGATGCGCCGAAGCGCGGCCGCCCTCTGCCGAAGACGCTCTCGGTGGACGAGATCGGCGCGCTGATCGCTGCGGCCCGCGCCCGGCGCGACCATCGCGGCGTGCGCCTGATCTGCCTGATCGAGATTCTCTACGCCGCCGGGCTGCGGGTCAGCGAACTGCTCACCCTGCCCCATCCGACGCTCAGCGGCGACGGCCGCTTCCTGATGGTGCGCGGCAAGGGCGGCAAGGAGCGGCTGGCGCCCATGAGCCCGGAGGCGCTGGCGGCGCTGGCGGATTATCACGCGGTCCGCGCCCGCTTCCTGACGGCCGGCCGGCCGTCGGACTGGCTGTTTCCGTCGCGCGGCGCGGCGGGCCACCTGACCCGCCAGCACTTCGCGCTGGAACTGAAGAAGCTGGCCGGGACGGCCGGCATCCGTCCCGCGCGCGTCTCTCCGCACGTGCTGCGCCATGCCTTCGCCAGCCACCTGCTGGCCGGCGGCGCAGACCTGCGAAGCCTCCAGAAACTGCTCGGCCACGCGGACATCTCGACCACGCAGATTTATACACACGTGCAGGATGAGCGTCTGACGGACCTCGTCAGGGGCGCGCATCCGCTTGCCCGGCGCTGA
- a CDS encoding shikimate kinase: MPNAGAAPMPEQTREPSLVLVGLMGAGKSTVGRRLAQRLSRRFVDADDEIERAAGMSIPEIFERFGEAHFRDGERRVLARLLDQDGIIIATGGGAFMHPETRRMIRDRARSIWLKADLDTLVRRCARRADRPLLKGSSARETLGRLMEERYPVYAEADFTVESGGDAHDLVVERIMQVIGADQP; this comes from the coding sequence ATGCCCAATGCGGGCGCGGCGCCGATGCCGGAACAGACGCGGGAGCCTTCGCTGGTGCTCGTCGGACTGATGGGCGCGGGCAAGAGCACCGTGGGCCGCCGCCTCGCGCAGCGGCTGTCGCGTCGGTTCGTGGACGCCGACGACGAGATCGAGCGCGCCGCCGGCATGTCCATTCCGGAGATCTTCGAGCGCTTCGGCGAGGCGCATTTCCGCGATGGCGAACGCCGCGTGCTGGCGCGGCTGCTGGATCAGGACGGCATCATCATCGCCACCGGCGGCGGCGCCTTCATGCATCCCGAGACCCGGCGGATGATTCGCGACCGCGCCCGCTCGATCTGGCTCAAGGCCGATCTGGATACGCTGGTCCGGCGTTGCGCGCGGCGCGCCGACCGGCCGCTGCTGAAGGGAAGCAGCGCGCGCGAGACGCTGGGCCGCCTGATGGAAGAGCGCTACCCGGTCTATGCCGAGGCGGATTTCACCGTGGAAAGCGGCGGCGACGCCCACGACCTGGTGGTCGAGCGAATCATGCAGGTCATCGGAGCCGATCAGCCATGA
- a CDS encoding 3-dehydroquinate synthase, with product MTRTVRVDLGARSYDIAIGAGLLAGAGDAMKAVLSRPRVVIVTDRNVADAHLGTVEASCVRSGIETAAIVLPPGEATKSFAELEHLCGALIDRRVGRDDMILALGGGVIGDLAGFAASILRRGVDFIQAPTTLLAQVDSSVGGKTAVNVPQGKNLIGAFHQPRLVLADVAALDTLPPREVLAGYAEVVKYGLLGDRDFFDWLEVNGPAIVDGDRAARIEAVARSCQAKARIVAADERESGERALLNLGHTFGHALEAEGGFDGTILHGEAVAIGMVQAFELSARLGFCHGQDVERVRRHFTAVGLPTRPADRGLDGAPAERLLHHMAQDKKVRDGRLTFVLVRGIGEAFVTRDVEAPAVSAYLSSEVA from the coding sequence ATGACCCGGACCGTGCGGGTGGATCTCGGGGCCCGGAGCTACGACATCGCCATCGGCGCCGGGCTGCTCGCCGGGGCCGGCGACGCTATGAAGGCGGTCCTGTCCCGGCCGCGCGTCGTCATCGTCACCGACCGGAACGTCGCGGACGCCCATCTGGGTACGGTCGAAGCATCCTGCGTCCGGTCCGGGATTGAGACCGCCGCCATTGTGCTGCCACCGGGCGAGGCGACCAAGTCCTTCGCCGAACTGGAACATCTCTGCGGCGCCCTGATCGACCGGCGCGTCGGCCGCGACGACATGATCCTGGCCCTGGGCGGCGGCGTCATCGGCGATCTGGCCGGTTTCGCCGCTTCGATCCTGCGTCGCGGAGTCGACTTCATCCAGGCGCCGACGACGCTGCTGGCCCAGGTCGACAGTTCGGTCGGCGGCAAGACCGCCGTCAACGTCCCCCAGGGCAAGAACCTGATCGGCGCCTTCCACCAGCCCCGGCTGGTGCTGGCGGACGTCGCGGCGCTGGATACGCTGCCGCCCCGCGAAGTGCTGGCCGGCTACGCCGAGGTGGTCAAGTACGGGCTGCTGGGCGACCGTGACTTCTTCGACTGGCTGGAGGTCAACGGACCCGCCATCGTCGACGGCGACCGGGCGGCGCGGATCGAGGCCGTGGCCCGGAGCTGCCAGGCCAAGGCCCGGATCGTCGCCGCCGACGAGCGCGAAAGCGGCGAGCGGGCCCTGCTCAATCTCGGCCACACCTTCGGCCACGCGCTGGAGGCCGAGGGCGGCTTTGACGGCACCATCCTGCACGGCGAGGCCGTGGCCATCGGCATGGTCCAGGCCTTCGAACTGTCGGCGCGGCTCGGGTTCTGCCACGGGCAGGACGTCGAGCGCGTGCGCCGCCATTTCACCGCCGTCGGCCTGCCCACCCGTCCGGCCGACCGGGGGCTGGACGGCGCGCCGGCGGAACGGCTGCTGCATCACATGGCGCAGGACAAGAAGGTCCGCGACGGCCGTCTGACATTCGTGCTGGTGCGGGGCATCGGCGAGGCCTTCGTCACCCGTGACGTGGAAGCCCCCGCGGTCAGCGCCTATCTCTCCAGCGAGGTTGCCTGA
- a CDS encoding cobyric acid synthase CobQ, with protein sequence MASAAIMLQGTGSSVGKSMLVAGLCRLFADRGLTVRPFKPQNMSNNAAATADGGEIGRAQATQALACRVQPTVHMNPVLLKPESETGAQVVVQGRRLTTARARGYAKLKPQLLEKVLESFRLLSAEADLVIVEGAGSTAEVNLRAGDIANMGFAETADIPVVLAGDIDRGGVIAQIVGTHALIPEAERARIRGFLVNKFRGDPSLFDDGRDLIARRTGWPALGVVPWFAHADRLPAEDAMELAGRPRRREGAFRIAVPAFSRIANFDDLDPLAAEPGVDLEIVAAGRALPGDADLILLPGCKSTTGELRHLRAQGWDIDILAHARRGGRVLGLCGGYQMLGRTVADPEGVEGPAETVKGLGLLDVATVMTAEKRTVPVAGSHPASGAAVSGYEIHIGRTEGPDRSRPWLEVEGHPEGAASADGRVLGSYVHGLFGDDGFRRAFLAGLGAEADNTLVHASLVEQTLDELAAHLEAHLDIGAIARIAGL encoded by the coding sequence ATGGCCAGTGCCGCCATCATGCTGCAGGGTACCGGCTCCAGCGTCGGCAAGTCGATGCTGGTGGCCGGCCTGTGCCGGCTGTTCGCCGACCGTGGCCTCACGGTCCGGCCCTTCAAGCCGCAGAACATGTCCAACAACGCCGCCGCGACCGCCGACGGCGGCGAAATCGGGCGCGCCCAGGCGACCCAGGCGCTGGCCTGCCGCGTCCAACCGACCGTGCACATGAATCCCGTGCTGCTGAAGCCCGAGAGCGAGACCGGCGCGCAGGTCGTCGTCCAGGGCCGGCGGCTGACGACCGCGCGCGCGCGCGGCTACGCGAAGCTGAAGCCGCAATTGCTGGAGAAGGTGCTGGAGAGCTTCCGCCTGCTGTCGGCCGAGGCTGACCTGGTGATCGTCGAGGGCGCCGGCAGCACCGCTGAGGTCAATCTCCGCGCCGGCGACATCGCCAACATGGGCTTCGCCGAGACCGCCGACATCCCGGTCGTCCTGGCCGGTGACATCGACCGCGGCGGGGTGATCGCGCAGATCGTCGGCACGCACGCGCTGATTCCGGAGGCCGAACGGGCGCGCATCCGCGGCTTCCTGGTCAACAAGTTCCGTGGCGATCCCAGCCTGTTCGACGACGGCCGCGACCTGATCGCCCGGCGCACCGGCTGGCCCGCGCTGGGCGTGGTGCCGTGGTTCGCCCATGCCGACCGGCTGCCTGCAGAGGACGCGATGGAGCTGGCCGGGCGTCCGCGCCGGCGCGAGGGCGCCTTCCGGATCGCCGTGCCCGCCTTCAGCCGTATCGCCAATTTCGACGACCTCGATCCGCTGGCCGCGGAGCCGGGGGTCGACCTGGAGATCGTCGCCGCCGGCCGCGCCCTGCCCGGCGATGCGGACCTGATCCTGCTGCCCGGCTGCAAGTCGACCACCGGCGAACTGCGCCATCTGCGCGCCCAGGGCTGGGATATCGATATCCTGGCCCATGCGCGGCGGGGCGGGCGCGTGCTGGGCCTCTGCGGCGGCTATCAGATGCTGGGCCGCACCGTCGCCGACCCCGAGGGCGTCGAGGGTCCGGCCGAGACGGTGAAGGGGCTCGGCCTGCTGGACGTGGCGACGGTTATGACGGCGGAGAAACGCACCGTCCCGGTGGCGGGCAGCCACCCGGCGAGCGGCGCGGCGGTCTCGGGCTACGAGATCCATATCGGACGCACCGAAGGTCCCGACCGGTCGCGGCCCTGGCTGGAGGTCGAAGGCCACCCGGAAGGCGCGGCCAGCGCGGACGGCCGCGTGCTCGGCAGCTACGTCCACGGACTGTTCGGCGACGACGGTTTCCGACGGGCCTTCCTCGCGGGCCTCGGCGCCGAAGCGGACAACACGCTGGTCCACGCCAGCCTGGTGGAACAGACGCTCGACGAACTCGCCGCGCATCTGGAGGCGCATCTCGACATCGGTGCGATCGCCCGTATCGCCGGACTGTAG
- a CDS encoding DNA-binding response regulator — translation MGGKRILLIDDDEALRTTLAEQLGLHEEFETREASSGQAGIEMTRQEHFDLILLDVGLPDTDGREVCRALRKNGFKMPIIMLTGADSDAEEILGLESGANDYITKPFKVGVLLARIRGQLRQHEQSEDAVFTIGPYSFRPAQKMMVHKQSEKKVRLTEKETSILKYLFRAGEKAVGRDILLHEVWGYNAGVTTHTLETHIYRLRQKIEPLPSEAQILVTEPGGYKLVP, via the coding sequence ATGGGTGGCAAGAGGATCCTGCTGATCGACGACGACGAGGCTCTGCGCACGACGCTGGCCGAACAGCTGGGCCTGCACGAGGAATTCGAGACGCGCGAGGCCAGTTCCGGCCAGGCCGGGATCGAAATGACGCGGCAGGAGCATTTCGACCTGATCCTGCTGGATGTGGGCCTGCCGGACACGGACGGGCGCGAGGTCTGCCGGGCATTGCGCAAGAACGGTTTCAAGATGCCCATCATCATGCTCACGGGCGCGGATTCGGACGCCGAGGAAATCCTGGGGCTGGAATCGGGCGCCAACGACTACATCACCAAGCCGTTCAAGGTCGGCGTGCTTCTGGCCCGGATCCGCGGACAGCTCCGCCAGCACGAGCAGAGCGAAGACGCCGTCTTCACCATCGGTCCCTACAGCTTCCGGCCCGCCCAGAAGATGATGGTCCACAAGCAGTCGGAGAAGAAGGTCCGGCTGACCGAGAAGGAAACCTCGATCCTGAAATACCTGTTCCGCGCGGGCGAGAAGGCGGTCGGGCGGGATATCCTGCTGCACGAGGTCTGGGGCTACAACGCCGGAGTGACGACCCACACGCTGGAAACCCACATCTACCGCCTGCGCCAGAAGATCGAGCCGTTGCCGTCCGAGGCGCAGATCCTGGTGACCGAACCCGGCGGCTACAAGCTGGTGCCCTGA
- a CDS encoding GTP cyclohydrolase II — MTPVPPTEERLRAVREVDRAAADLRRGLPVCIGDKASAGVAVSVETASAADFREMTMFAGGPAQLALTARRANVLHILPSGHPVQLVPLDERLNRDLAAEIADPEHDLSGGLRGPFRQVKDAPPAYAVAAVQLCKIARLLPAAIVAPLAAGADPDSHGLMTVAAGAIMAREADSAAELKRVAAARVPLWDAENTRLTAFRPADGGLEHLAIVVGDPPRDRPVLTRVHSECFTGDLLGSMKCDCGEQLRGALAAIAAEGGGVLLYMAQEGRGIGLINKLRAYALQDQGFDTVDANLRVGFETDERLFAPAAEMLKRLGFSAVRLMTNNPEKVAGLAAEGIEVVERVPHSFPANPHNADYLATKKSRTGHFL, encoded by the coding sequence ATTACCCCCGTCCCGCCAACCGAAGAGCGCCTTCGCGCCGTGCGCGAGGTCGACCGCGCCGCCGCCGATCTGCGCCGGGGTCTCCCGGTCTGCATCGGCGACAAGGCTTCGGCCGGCGTCGCCGTTTCCGTGGAGACGGCAAGCGCAGCCGATTTCCGGGAGATGACGATGTTCGCCGGCGGTCCGGCGCAGCTGGCGCTGACGGCGCGCCGGGCCAACGTGCTGCACATCCTGCCGTCGGGCCATCCGGTGCAACTCGTTCCCCTGGACGAGCGGCTGAACCGCGACCTCGCCGCCGAGATCGCCGATCCGGAACACGATCTGAGCGGCGGACTGCGCGGCCCGTTTCGGCAAGTGAAGGACGCGCCGCCCGCATACGCTGTCGCCGCGGTGCAGCTCTGCAAGATCGCGCGCCTGCTGCCTGCGGCCATCGTCGCCCCGCTCGCCGCCGGTGCGGATCCGGACAGCCATGGACTGATGACGGTTGCGGCCGGGGCGATCATGGCGCGGGAGGCTGATTCGGCGGCGGAGCTGAAGCGGGTGGCAGCGGCCCGGGTGCCGCTGTGGGACGCGGAGAACACCCGGCTGACCGCGTTCCGGCCCGCGGACGGCGGCCTGGAGCATCTCGCCATCGTCGTTGGCGACCCGCCGCGCGACCGGCCGGTGCTGACCCGGGTGCATTCCGAATGTTTCACGGGCGATCTGCTGGGCTCCATGAAGTGCGATTGCGGCGAGCAGCTTCGCGGCGCGCTGGCGGCGATCGCGGCGGAAGGCGGCGGCGTCCTGCTGTACATGGCGCAGGAAGGGCGCGGCATCGGCCTGATCAACAAGCTGCGCGCCTACGCGCTTCAGGACCAGGGTTTCGACACCGTCGACGCCAATCTCAGGGTCGGTTTCGAGACCGACGAACGCCTCTTTGCGCCCGCGGCCGAGATGCTGAAGCGGCTCGGCTTCTCCGCCGTGCGGCTGATGACCAACAATCCGGAAAAGGTCGCGGGTCTGGCCGCCGAGGGCATCGAGGTGGTCGAGCGCGTGCCACACAGCTTTCCCGCCAATCCCCACAACGCCGACTACCTGGCGACGAAGAAGAGCCGCACCGGGCACTTTCTTTAG